In Geobacter anodireducens, a genomic segment contains:
- a CDS encoding 3-phosphoshikimate 1-carboxyvinyltransferase (catalyzes the formation of 5-O-(1-carboxyvinyl)-3-phosphoshikimate from phosphoenolpyruvate and 3-phosphoshikimate in tryptophan biosynthesis), which yields MVRLSSHPARALRGEIAVPGDKSISHRSIMLGSIARGVTTVSGFLRGEDNIATLDAFRAMGVQIHDDGETLRIEGNGLHGLTEAEDVIDCGNSGTSIRLLTGLMAAQRFYTVLTGDRYLRRRPMRRVVEPLSRMGACIHGRDNGEKAPLAIVGRPLTGITHDSPVASAQVKSALMLAGLYADGATRITEPHLSRDHSERMFRHFGARLETDAAGVTVYGGHELDGRDIVVPGDISSAAFFLVAALIVPGSELLIRGVGVNPTRTGILDILAAMGGSIELLDQREVSGEPVADLLVRSSALKGIEIGGDVVPRAIDEFPVICVAAALAEGTTVIRDARELRVKETDRIAAMAANLRAAGAAITETADGMIVEGTGRLNGVTVESFGDHRIAMSMLVAGLAASGAVTVSDTECIATSFPTFTTLLDRVAVR from the coding sequence GTGGTACGCCTGAGTTCACACCCCGCCCGCGCGCTGCGCGGCGAGATCGCGGTACCGGGGGATAAATCCATCTCCCACCGCTCCATCATGCTCGGCTCCATCGCCCGCGGCGTGACCACGGTGAGCGGCTTTCTCCGGGGCGAAGACAATATCGCCACCCTCGACGCCTTCCGGGCCATGGGGGTGCAGATCCACGACGACGGCGAGACCCTGCGCATCGAGGGGAACGGGCTCCACGGCCTGACCGAGGCCGAGGACGTCATCGACTGCGGCAACTCCGGCACGTCCATCCGGCTTTTGACGGGCCTCATGGCTGCCCAGCGCTTCTACACGGTCCTCACCGGCGACCGCTACCTGCGGCGCAGGCCCATGCGGCGGGTGGTGGAGCCCCTTTCACGCATGGGGGCCTGCATCCACGGCCGCGACAACGGCGAAAAGGCGCCCCTGGCCATCGTGGGCCGGCCCCTGACCGGCATTACCCACGATTCGCCGGTGGCCAGCGCCCAGGTGAAGTCGGCCCTCATGCTGGCCGGTCTCTACGCCGACGGTGCCACCCGCATCACCGAGCCCCATCTCTCGCGGGATCACTCGGAGCGGATGTTCCGCCACTTCGGCGCCCGGCTGGAAACCGACGCCGCCGGGGTCACCGTGTACGGCGGTCACGAACTGGACGGCCGCGACATCGTGGTGCCGGGGGACATCTCCTCGGCGGCCTTCTTCCTGGTAGCCGCCCTGATCGTCCCCGGCTCCGAGCTGCTCATCCGGGGGGTGGGCGTAAACCCGACCCGCACGGGCATCCTCGACATCCTCGCCGCCATGGGGGGCTCGATTGAGCTGCTCGACCAGCGCGAGGTTTCCGGCGAGCCGGTGGCCGACCTGCTGGTTCGGTCGTCGGCCCTCAAGGGGATCGAGATCGGGGGCGACGTGGTCCCCCGGGCCATCGACGAATTCCCGGTCATCTGCGTGGCCGCCGCCCTGGCCGAAGGGACCACCGTCATCCGCGACGCCCGGGAACTGCGGGTCAAGGAAACGGACCGCATCGCGGCCATGGCCGCCAACCTGCGCGCAGCCGGGGCCGCTATCACCGAGACGGCGGACGGCATGATCGTCGAGGGGACCGGCCGGCTGAACGGCGTCACCGTGGAGAGCTTCGGCGACCACCGGATCGCCATGTCCATGCTCGTGGCGGGGCTTGCCGCCTCGGGGGCCGTCACCGTCAGCGACACCGAGTGCATCGCCACCTCGTTCCCCACCTTCACTACGCTCCTGGACAGGGTGGCGGTACGGTGA
- a CDS encoding cytidylate kinase, with protein MSAAGRRGLIVAIDGPSGAGKSTITKLLADRLGYIHIDTGAMFRTVALAASRAGIAPDNDASLAGLCAGLEIAFVRTNGCCRVTANGEDVTDAIRTPAISTLTSAISARKVVRDVLLRLQRHMAREGGVILEGRDIGTVVFPDADVKFFLSASVEERGRRRYLELKAKGQEVSLEETIAAVARRDEQDSGREHAPLRRADDAVDIDSTGLSIEEVLDRMESIVRERERAFPGG; from the coding sequence GTGAGCGCGGCGGGGCGCAGGGGGCTCATCGTCGCCATCGACGGACCGTCGGGCGCCGGGAAGAGCACCATAACCAAGCTGCTGGCGGACCGGCTCGGCTACATCCACATCGACACCGGCGCCATGTTCCGGACCGTGGCCCTGGCCGCCAGCCGCGCCGGCATCGCGCCCGACAACGATGCCTCCCTGGCCGGGCTCTGCGCCGGCCTGGAGATCGCCTTTGTCAGGACTAACGGCTGCTGTCGGGTGACCGCCAACGGCGAGGACGTGACCGACGCCATCCGGACCCCGGCCATCAGCACCCTCACCTCGGCCATCTCGGCACGCAAGGTGGTGCGCGACGTCCTGTTGCGCCTCCAGCGCCACATGGCCCGGGAAGGGGGGGTCATCCTGGAGGGGCGGGACATCGGCACCGTGGTCTTCCCGGACGCCGACGTGAAGTTTTTCCTCTCCGCGTCAGTGGAGGAGCGGGGCCGTCGGCGCTACCTGGAACTGAAGGCCAAGGGGCAGGAGGTGTCCCTTGAGGAGACCATCGCGGCCGTGGCCCGGCGGGACGAGCAGGACTCGGGCCGGGAGCACGCCCCCCTGCGACGGGCCGATGACGCCGTGGACATCGATTCGACCGGTCTTTCCATCGAGGAAGTCCTGGACCGCATGGAATCCATCGTGCGGGAGCGGGAACGGGCCTTTCCGGGAGGGTAA
- a CDS encoding 4-hydroxy-3-methylbut-2-enyl diphosphate reductase, whose protein sequence is MEILLAKRAGFCFGVKRATQMAFEAAEKDGETFTLGPIIHSPQVVQRLEGMGVKVLSDLEGIGNGTVIIRSHGVTSAELEDAVRRQLEVVDATCPFVKKAQEHVKRLSHDGYTVVVVGDADHPEVQGIVSYAEGPVHVVGSGEEAARLPNMKKVGVVAQTTQSFETLKNVVKECLLKGGEIRVFKTICDATAVRQDEAKALAREVDCMIVIGGFNSANTKRLAEVCSELQPRTHHIETAQELDASWFQGVERVGVTAGASTPKWLIDKVIERIQELDNKKKG, encoded by the coding sequence ATGGAGATTCTACTGGCAAAGCGGGCCGGCTTCTGCTTCGGCGTGAAGCGGGCAACCCAGATGGCCTTCGAGGCCGCCGAAAAGGACGGGGAAACCTTCACCCTCGGCCCCATCATTCATTCGCCCCAGGTCGTGCAGCGCCTGGAGGGGATGGGGGTGAAGGTGCTGAGCGACCTGGAAGGGATCGGCAACGGCACCGTCATCATCCGGTCCCACGGGGTGACCTCCGCGGAACTGGAAGACGCGGTCCGCCGGCAGTTGGAGGTGGTCGACGCCACCTGCCCCTTTGTCAAGAAGGCCCAGGAGCACGTGAAGCGCCTGTCCCACGACGGCTATACCGTGGTGGTGGTGGGCGATGCCGACCACCCGGAGGTGCAGGGCATCGTATCCTATGCCGAGGGGCCGGTCCACGTGGTCGGTTCCGGCGAGGAGGCCGCCAGGCTTCCCAACATGAAGAAGGTCGGCGTTGTGGCCCAGACCACCCAATCCTTCGAAACCCTCAAGAACGTGGTGAAGGAATGCCTCCTCAAGGGGGGGGAGATCCGGGTCTTCAAGACCATCTGCGACGCCACCGCCGTCCGCCAGGACGAAGCCAAGGCCCTGGCCCGGGAGGTGGACTGCATGATCGTCATCGGCGGCTTCAACAGCGCCAACACCAAGCGGCTCGCCGAGGTCTGCTCCGAGCTGCAGCCGCGCACTCACCACATAGAGACGGCCCAGGAGCTGGATGCATCATGGTTTCAAGGGGTTGAGCGGGTAGGGGTCACTGCGGGCGCATCCACGCCCAAGTGGCTTATCGATAAGGTAATAGAACGGATACAAGAGCTTGACAATAAGAAAAAAGGTTGA